Genomic window (Paenibacillus sp. 37):
TAGAGATGGAGTTACCTTGATATAGAACTGCAAGGTCCATCGTCAACAATGACGAAGATTGTGCAGATGCCCTGCAGGAGACAATGCTTAAAGCCTTTAAGTCCATCCACACACTCAGAGAGTCCGCTTTTTTCAAAACATGGATCTTCCGGATTCTGATTAATGAATGCAACAAAATGGTCAAAAGCAGCTCCAGAACGCTTCCTTACGGAGAGCCGAAGTCACTTCCACTTCCAAGGATTATGAGAAAATCGAATTGTGGGATGCCGTTCAACATCTGGAGGAGAATCTACGGACTGTGATTCTGCTTCATTACCTACAGGACATGCCGATCAGCCAAATTTCCGACATTCTCGAAATTTCTAAGGTAGCCGTGAAGACCCGGCTGCATCGCGCCCGTAAAAAGCTAAAACATTCATCTCAAATCAATCAAAAAAAAGGAGTTGCGACATCGTGAACACTAAGTTAGAAGAACAATTAAAGAGCTGCCAAAGCCTACTTCCTAATCAGTTATCGGATGTTGCCCGCTCCAAGATGAATGAGACTTACCAAATCATCAGAGAAACCGATAATTCCGTTTCCTCGATTGAGCGAAAAACAAATGGTTCAAGAACTTTTAATAAATGGTGGGTTTCCACTGCAGCCGCTACAATCCTTGGAGTGACACTCATTGCTTCCGGCTTTGTATCGCCCGCAATGGCTGATGCTCTCAAGCAA
Coding sequences:
- a CDS encoding RNA polymerase sigma factor codes for the protein MQQNGQKQLQNASLRRAEVTSTSKDYEKIELWDAVQHLEENLRTVILLHYLQDMPISQISDILEISKVAVKTRLHRARKKLKHSSQINQKKGVATS